In Paenibacillus sp. 1781tsa1, one DNA window encodes the following:
- the nrdR gene encoding transcriptional regulator NrdR — protein sequence MKCPYCGYMGTKVLDSRPANEAKSIRRRRECEQCARRFTTFEMIEETPLIVIKKDGSREEFSRDKILRGLIRACEKRPVSVETLEMMVSEVEKSLRNTADAEVESRQIGELLMEQLFPVDEVAYVRFASVYRQFKDINMFMKELKSLLSKDNLED from the coding sequence TTGAAGTGTCCTTATTGCGGTTATATGGGTACCAAAGTGCTTGATTCGCGTCCGGCCAACGAAGCAAAATCCATTCGTCGTCGCCGTGAGTGTGAGCAGTGTGCTCGAAGATTTACAACGTTTGAGATGATTGAGGAGACTCCACTGATTGTCATTAAGAAAGATGGCAGTCGTGAAGAGTTCAGCCGGGACAAGATTCTCCGCGGGCTTATACGTGCCTGTGAGAAACGTCCAGTCTCCGTAGAGACCCTGGAAATGATGGTATCTGAAGTGGAGAAATCACTGCGTAATACAGCTGATGCTGAAGTGGAGAGTCGCCAGATTGGTGAGCTATTGATGGAACAGTTGTTTCCAGTCGATGAAGTGGCATATGTCCGTTTCGCGTCGGTATACCGCCAGTTCAAAGATATCAATATGTTCATGAAAGAACTGAAATCCCTGTTGTCCAAAGACAATCTGGAGGATTAG
- a CDS encoding alpha/beta-type small acid-soluble spore protein, whose product MAQSNGNSNNLVVTKASAALEQMKYEVAQELGISIPQDGYQGNMTSYENGSIGGYITKRLVTIAEQQLAGQYQ is encoded by the coding sequence ATGGCACAAAGCAACGGTAACTCCAACAACCTGGTGGTAACTAAAGCTTCCGCAGCACTCGAGCAAATGAAATATGAAGTTGCTCAAGAACTCGGAATCAGCATCCCACAAGACGGATACCAAGGTAACATGACTTCTTACGAGAACGGTTCGATCGGTGGATACATCACGAAGCGTCTGGTAACAATTGCAGAACAGCAATTGGCAGGTCAATACCAATAA
- a CDS encoding lytic transglycosylase domain-containing protein, producing MKILRKKRVLLLMFVSFVLVLFLNTNWMAWFYPIHYKEEIRAQSQSYEVDPFLIASIIKVETNFKTSKESKRGAIGLMQLMPDTANWILEQAKIPDTSLEELKHEPERNIQLGTWYLRNLSDQFGGNEAVMIAAYNAGPGKVNSWLRDGVWDGSFDTVKDIPFGETRHYVQRVIYYYNQYVKIYNTF from the coding sequence ATGAAAATATTGCGTAAGAAACGTGTCCTGCTGTTGATGTTTGTGTCCTTTGTACTGGTGTTATTTCTGAATACAAACTGGATGGCATGGTTCTATCCGATTCATTATAAGGAAGAGATTCGTGCCCAATCTCAGAGCTATGAGGTTGATCCGTTTCTGATTGCTTCCATTATCAAAGTGGAGACCAATTTCAAGACAAGCAAGGAATCCAAACGTGGTGCCATTGGACTCATGCAACTGATGCCAGACACGGCAAACTGGATACTGGAACAAGCCAAAATTCCCGACACTTCGCTGGAGGAATTGAAGCACGAGCCTGAACGAAATATTCAGTTAGGCACATGGTATCTGCGTAACCTGTCCGATCAATTCGGTGGCAATGAAGCGGTGATGATCGCTGCTTATAATGCGGGTCCAGGCAAAGTGAATAGTTGGCTCAGAGATGGTGTGTGGGATGGTTCATTCGATACGGTGAAAGATATTCCGTTTGGTGAGACGCGTCACTATGTACAAAGAGTCATTTACTATTATAATCAGTATGTAAAGATCTATAATACGTTCTGA
- the polA gene encoding DNA polymerase I has translation MDKFILIDGNSIIYRAFFAMPPLTNSKGLHTNAVYGFTTMLLRLLEEHKPTHVMVAFDAGKITFRHEGYQEYKGGREKTPPELSEQFPLLKELLKGLGIAQFELAGFEADDIIGTLTKRADEAGRQVLVVSGDKDMLQLASEHVHIGLTRKGVTDIELYDPAQIKERYGLTPMQIIDLKGLMGDASDNIPGIPGVGEKTALKLLHQFGSVEDVLNGTSELKGKMKEKIEAHAEDARMSKQLATIHREVPLEQTWEDMQFAGLKEEQAGPALAKLEFKSLLERLSFSGSIGSEQEAVPAAEVESSIATEDNIGELFSSLDSIDVLHVETHGDNPHQAKLIGLAVGSAGTYTFISPELLKSEAAAPVRAWLGNSDQPKRGYDLHRVDLALHAHGIEFAGASFDVQLAAYLLDPTESNQTISGLTTKYGLPSLVEDDTVMGKGAKYKVPEAEILGDFLCRKTAAVAAIIPLQEQALEGDEMNSLFHELEMPLSRILADMEKQGIKANTADLQALGSEFEEHISRLMAEIYKLSGTEFNLNSPKQLGEILFDRLGLPVVKKTKTGYSTDAEVLEKLAPYNDVVKHILQYRQLAKLQSTYVEGLLKEISDRDGKVHTYYRQTIAATGRLSSQFPNLQNIPIRMEEGRKIRKVFVPSEPGWSILAADYSQIELRVLAHISDDERLKEAFVNDMDIHTKTASDVFGVKPEDVDGDMRRSAKAVNFGIVYGISDYGLSQNLHITRKEAAQFIDQYFEVFQGVRRYMDDIVKEARQDGYVKTLLERRRYLPEINASNFNLRSFAERTAMNTPIQGTAADIIKLAMVQMDEALRERKLKSRMLLQVHDELVFEVPADELELMKELVPSVMEKALELSVPLKAEVSFGDNWYEAK, from the coding sequence ATGGACAAGTTTATTCTCATAGATGGAAATAGCATTATTTACAGGGCGTTTTTTGCAATGCCGCCTTTGACCAACTCGAAAGGTCTGCATACCAATGCGGTATATGGCTTCACCACGATGCTGCTGAGACTGCTTGAAGAGCATAAACCTACACATGTGATGGTTGCATTTGATGCCGGCAAAATCACGTTCCGCCACGAAGGGTATCAGGAATACAAGGGTGGTCGGGAGAAAACACCACCAGAGTTGTCAGAGCAATTCCCGTTGCTCAAAGAACTGCTGAAAGGACTTGGCATTGCCCAGTTTGAGCTGGCTGGATTCGAAGCGGATGACATTATCGGAACATTAACCAAACGCGCTGATGAAGCGGGCAGACAGGTGCTAGTGGTATCGGGTGACAAAGATATGCTGCAGCTCGCCTCCGAACATGTACATATCGGACTGACGCGTAAAGGGGTAACCGATATTGAACTGTATGATCCTGCTCAGATTAAGGAACGTTACGGTCTGACGCCGATGCAAATCATTGATCTCAAAGGTCTGATGGGTGATGCGTCCGATAATATTCCGGGTATTCCCGGGGTTGGAGAGAAAACAGCGTTGAAGCTTTTGCACCAGTTCGGATCAGTGGAAGATGTGCTGAATGGTACAAGTGAGCTGAAGGGCAAGATGAAGGAAAAGATCGAGGCCCATGCCGAAGATGCTAGGATGAGCAAGCAACTCGCGACGATTCACCGGGAAGTTCCGCTGGAGCAGACGTGGGAGGATATGCAATTCGCTGGATTAAAAGAAGAACAGGCTGGTCCTGCACTGGCCAAGCTCGAATTCAAATCCTTGCTCGAACGCCTGTCGTTCAGTGGCAGCATTGGTTCTGAGCAGGAAGCGGTCCCTGCTGCCGAGGTGGAGTCTTCCATCGCAACAGAGGACAACATAGGCGAGCTGTTCAGTTCCCTCGATTCCATTGATGTCCTCCATGTGGAGACACACGGTGATAACCCGCATCAGGCGAAACTGATTGGACTAGCTGTAGGTTCCGCCGGAACCTATACATTCATATCTCCTGAATTGCTGAAGTCTGAGGCAGCAGCTCCAGTGCGGGCATGGCTTGGTAATTCAGACCAGCCGAAGCGTGGTTATGATCTTCATCGCGTAGACCTGGCCCTTCATGCGCATGGCATTGAATTTGCTGGTGCGTCATTCGATGTGCAGCTGGCTGCGTATTTGCTTGATCCCACTGAATCCAACCAGACGATTAGTGGGCTTACGACCAAATATGGTCTGCCTTCTCTCGTAGAGGATGACACGGTTATGGGCAAAGGGGCCAAGTATAAGGTGCCGGAAGCAGAGATCCTGGGCGATTTCCTTTGCCGGAAAACTGCTGCTGTGGCAGCGATTATTCCTCTTCAGGAACAGGCGCTGGAGGGCGATGAGATGAACTCACTTTTCCATGAGCTGGAGATGCCGTTGTCGCGTATTCTGGCAGATATGGAGAAGCAGGGTATTAAGGCTAATACAGCCGATCTGCAGGCGCTGGGAAGCGAGTTCGAAGAGCATATCAGCAGACTTATGGCTGAAATCTACAAGTTGTCAGGGACAGAATTCAATCTGAATTCGCCGAAGCAACTGGGGGAGATTTTGTTCGACAGACTGGGCTTGCCAGTCGTGAAGAAAACAAAAACAGGCTACTCCACAGATGCTGAAGTATTAGAGAAATTAGCGCCTTATAATGATGTGGTTAAGCATATCCTGCAATACCGTCAGCTTGCCAAGCTGCAATCTACTTATGTGGAAGGACTGCTCAAAGAGATCTCCGATCGAGATGGCAAGGTGCATACGTATTATCGTCAGACCATTGCTGCAACGGGACGACTTAGCAGTCAATTCCCGAATTTGCAGAACATTCCGATCCGGATGGAAGAAGGTCGCAAAATCCGGAAGGTATTTGTTCCTTCCGAACCCGGTTGGTCCATTTTGGCAGCAGACTATTCCCAGATTGAACTGCGTGTTCTGGCACATATTTCGGACGATGAGCGCTTGAAGGAAGCATTTGTCAACGATATGGATATTCATACAAAGACCGCTTCGGATGTATTTGGCGTGAAGCCTGAGGATGTGGACGGGGATATGCGTCGTTCCGCCAAGGCAGTTAACTTTGGTATCGTATATGGAATAAGTGATTATGGGTTGTCACAGAACCTGCACATTACTCGTAAAGAGGCTGCGCAGTTCATTGATCAGTATTTTGAAGTATTCCAGGGTGTGCGCCGATATATGGATGACATTGTGAAAGAAGCTCGCCAGGATGGTTACGTCAAAACGCTGCTTGAGCGACGTCGTTACTTGCCAGAGATTAATGCCAGCAACTTCAATCTGCGCTCCTTCGCAGAACGTACGGCGATGAATACACCTATTCAGGGAACTGCGGCAGATATCATTAAGCTGGCCATGGTACAGATGGATGAAGCGCTACGGGAACGCAAGTTGAAGAGCCGTATGTTGCTTCAGGTGCACGATGAACTTGTGTTCGAAGTGCCTGCCGATGAATTGGAGCTGATGAAAGAACTCGTGCCTTCGGTCATGGAAAAAGCATTGGAACTGTCAGTTCCGCTGAAAGCTGAAGTCAGCTTTGGGGATAACTGGTACGAAGCGAAATAA
- the mutM gene encoding DNA-formamidopyrimidine glycosylase translates to MPELPEVETVRRTLNQLIVGKTIDHVTVSLPRIIQRPDDIDAFAMELAGHTVIGVERRGKFLRILLDGLVLVSHLRMEGRYGVYEQHEDVEKHTHVIFHFNDGTELRYKDVRQFGTMHLFNAGEELISKPLLKLGLEPLDPAFTVTAFREAVGKRTTKIKAVLLNQAYVVGIGNIYVDEALFRAGIHPETIAKTLTEAQLTVLHEAIVATLQDAVNAGGSSIKSYVNGQGEMGMFQHQLKIYGRKSEPCATCGTLIEKTVVGGRGTHFCPNCQLL, encoded by the coding sequence ATGCCGGAATTACCGGAAGTCGAAACAGTCAGAAGAACATTGAACCAACTTATTGTGGGTAAAACGATTGATCATGTTACCGTTAGCTTGCCGCGGATTATTCAGCGGCCGGACGACATAGATGCATTTGCAATGGAACTCGCGGGACATACCGTAATTGGCGTGGAGCGACGAGGTAAATTTTTGCGTATTTTGCTGGACGGGCTGGTGCTTGTCTCCCATCTGCGGATGGAAGGAAGGTACGGTGTGTACGAGCAGCATGAAGATGTGGAGAAGCATACACATGTGATCTTCCATTTTAATGATGGTACGGAATTGCGTTATAAGGATGTGCGCCAGTTCGGTACGATGCATCTGTTCAATGCAGGTGAGGAACTGATATCGAAACCTTTGCTGAAGCTGGGACTGGAGCCACTTGATCCAGCCTTTACGGTAACTGCATTCCGCGAGGCGGTTGGCAAGCGCACAACCAAAATCAAGGCTGTGCTTTTAAATCAGGCATATGTGGTAGGTATCGGGAATATTTATGTGGACGAGGCTCTATTTCGCGCCGGTATCCATCCCGAGACCATCGCCAAGACACTGACCGAAGCTCAGTTAACGGTGCTCCATGAAGCGATTGTGGCTACGTTGCAAGATGCAGTGAATGCAGGAGGATCTTCCATTAAATCCTATGTGAATGGACAGGGTGAGATGGGCATGTTCCAGCATCAACTGAAAATCTATGGACGCAAATCGGAGCCTTGTGCAACATGTGGTACGTTAATTGAAAAAACGGTGGTTGGTGGCCGTGGCACGCATTTTTGTCCGAACTGTCAGCTGCTGTAA
- a CDS encoding stalk domain-containing protein, producing MRQNVLRWSTVMMMWVVIFMLTPNLTSAAGLHFPERDEVKRVWNQLQSMNTGLKAYDTEPSFKAPYEVGKVNQAMLDQALLATNLVRSLAGLPSDVQLDSELNELAQHGAVLLAATDKLTHYPEKPADMTDDFYNKGYQSTRSSNLSSGRDNLSDSVLDGYMPDTGRNADRVGHRRWVLNPSLQKVGFGLAGDYGSMQVFDKSRAESVNYDYIAWPAAEFPQQLFGGSHPWSVTLNPDKYEKPTLQNVKVKVTDVQSQKTWTLDSTNNDLNKDLYMNVELSGFGVSNAIIFRLDGVQEYTGKYRVDISGLRTAAGQAAELTYTVDFYDLSQHFYPGETEKWNLQFSVEKAGSYETRTGTKYFDDDNHPFIEKGSTLVPLRLVSESLGLDVQWDKADRIIRISDHKKEIVLNTGSQQVRVNGIETTVSVAPTVVRGVTFVPLRFVSEQLGLSVDFEDSNKLVRIEREYVH from the coding sequence ATGAGACAAAATGTATTGCGATGGTCTACTGTTATGATGATGTGGGTTGTGATTTTCATGCTCACGCCTAATCTGACATCAGCAGCGGGACTTCATTTTCCGGAACGGGATGAGGTTAAGCGAGTATGGAATCAACTGCAAAGCATGAACACTGGATTAAAGGCGTATGATACGGAACCTTCCTTTAAAGCGCCTTATGAGGTAGGAAAGGTAAATCAGGCGATGCTAGATCAGGCTTTGTTAGCTACGAATCTTGTTCGTTCATTGGCGGGATTACCAAGTGATGTGCAGTTGGATTCTGAGTTGAATGAGTTGGCGCAGCATGGTGCGGTCTTACTGGCTGCTACCGATAAACTGACTCACTATCCTGAGAAGCCGGCAGATATGACAGATGATTTCTATAACAAAGGATATCAATCCACTAGAAGCAGCAATCTATCTAGCGGGAGAGATAATTTAAGTGATAGTGTACTTGACGGTTATATGCCGGATACAGGCAGGAATGCAGATCGAGTAGGACATCGCCGTTGGGTGCTGAATCCTTCCTTGCAGAAGGTAGGTTTTGGTCTGGCTGGTGACTATGGTTCAATGCAAGTCTTTGACAAGTCTCGTGCAGAGTCAGTAAATTATGATTACATCGCATGGCCGGCAGCAGAATTTCCGCAGCAGTTATTCGGAGGTTCTCACCCATGGTCTGTCACGTTAAATCCTGACAAGTATGAGAAGCCTACTTTGCAGAATGTAAAAGTGAAAGTAACCGATGTACAAAGCCAAAAAACATGGACATTAGACAGTACAAATAATGATCTAAACAAGGATCTTTACATGAATGTGGAGTTGAGTGGATTCGGAGTTTCTAACGCTATTATTTTCCGCCTGGACGGAGTACAGGAGTACACAGGGAAATACCGAGTTGATATTAGCGGCTTGCGTACAGCGGCTGGACAGGCGGCCGAGCTTACCTATACAGTAGATTTTTATGATTTATCCCAGCATTTCTATCCGGGTGAGACGGAGAAATGGAACCTGCAGTTTTCTGTTGAGAAAGCAGGGTCATATGAGACGCGTACAGGAACAAAATATTTTGATGATGATAATCACCCTTTTATTGAAAAAGGAAGTACACTCGTTCCTTTAAGGCTTGTTAGCGAGTCACTGGGACTTGATGTCCAGTGGGATAAGGCTGATCGAATCATTCGGATCTCAGATCATAAGAAGGAGATTGTTTTGAATACGGGTAGTCAGCAAGTCCGGGTCAACGGCATAGAAACGACAGTTTCCGTAGCTCCAACTGTCGTCCGGGGTGTTACCTTTGTGCCACTACGATTTGTCTCTGAGCAGTTAGGTCTGTCCGTCGATTTTGAGGATAGTAACAAGTTAGTGCGCATTGAGCGGGAGTATGTGCACTAG
- the coaE gene encoding dephospho-CoA kinase (Dephospho-CoA kinase (CoaE) performs the final step in coenzyme A biosynthesis.), translated as MNIGLTGGIATGKSSVSAYLASKGALLIDADVIAREVMMPGHPVLAAAVKRFGQAILNEDGTLDRKKLGSIVFEQPEERKALEAITHPAIRKEMRERAAAYALQHPDKLVVSDIPLLYESGLEDGFEEVMVVYVPRLVQRDRLMSRDGMTAAQAEARMDVQMDIERKKQLADIVIDNSGLWTETEQQIDSYLQRKGLL; from the coding sequence ATGAATATAGGCTTAACCGGTGGGATCGCAACAGGCAAAAGTAGTGTTTCCGCCTATCTCGCCAGTAAGGGAGCGTTGCTCATCGATGCAGACGTTATTGCCCGGGAAGTTATGATGCCCGGGCATCCCGTGTTGGCCGCCGCTGTTAAGCGGTTTGGACAAGCCATACTGAACGAAGATGGAACACTGGATCGGAAAAAGCTTGGAAGTATTGTTTTTGAACAACCAGAAGAACGAAAGGCATTGGAGGCTATCACACATCCGGCAATCCGTAAAGAGATGCGTGAACGGGCTGCTGCATACGCGTTGCAACATCCGGATAAACTTGTGGTATCTGATATCCCTTTGCTGTACGAATCGGGTCTGGAGGATGGTTTCGAGGAAGTCATGGTTGTATATGTTCCAAGATTAGTGCAACGAGATCGATTGATGAGTCGGGATGGAATGACTGCAGCACAGGCTGAGGCCCGGATGGATGTACAGATGGATATTGAGCGCAAAAAGCAGCTGGCAGACATTGTCATCGATAACAGCGGTTTATGGACTGAGACGGAGCAGCAAATTGACTCATATCTACAGCGTAAGGGTTTGTTATGA
- a CDS encoding manganese efflux pump, producing the protein MFSWHEYRTEEESGVLHHFISLLALALALSLDGFGVGITYGLRRTKIPLLSIAVISICSGLVIALSMQVGVLLSHVVSPDIASIVGAVILIGIGAWSLLQLIRKQGKEQLETGIVTVEGAGETTVNALGKNVQGTQPDSKGRNQVLALDLEQSASGDSLERMVFTLELRKLGVVIQILRSPSKADMDNSGSISAQEAMWLGIALSLDAFGAGLGAALLGFPTLWTALIIALFSGAFLSLGMKVGLRFSALRWMRRLSVLPALLLMIMGIMKLL; encoded by the coding sequence ATCTTCAGTTGGCACGAGTACCGCACAGAGGAGGAGTCCGGGGTGCTGCATCATTTTATTTCATTGCTGGCGCTTGCTTTGGCGCTTAGTTTAGATGGTTTTGGAGTCGGGATTACATATGGGTTACGGAGGACTAAGATTCCCCTGTTATCTATCGCTGTTATTTCGATCTGTTCGGGATTGGTTATTGCCTTGTCGATGCAAGTAGGTGTGCTGTTGTCCCATGTCGTGTCACCGGATATCGCTTCGATCGTGGGAGCCGTTATATTAATAGGAATTGGTGCATGGTCACTGTTGCAACTTATTCGAAAGCAAGGCAAAGAACAGCTGGAAACAGGCATCGTAACGGTTGAGGGAGCAGGAGAAACAACGGTTAATGCGCTGGGGAAAAACGTACAAGGGACGCAGCCGGATTCCAAGGGCAGGAATCAGGTGCTTGCACTGGATCTGGAGCAATCGGCTTCGGGTGATTCTCTCGAACGAATGGTATTCACACTGGAGCTGCGTAAGCTGGGGGTCGTCATCCAGATCCTTCGCAGCCCTTCCAAGGCGGATATGGATAACTCGGGAAGTATATCTGCTCAGGAAGCGATGTGGCTGGGGATTGCCCTGTCTCTGGATGCGTTTGGAGCGGGCCTGGGAGCGGCTCTTTTGGGATTCCCCACGCTATGGACGGCACTCATTATTGCCCTGTTTAGTGGGGCGTTTCTGTCACTCGGCATGAAGGTTGGACTACGATTCTCAGCTCTGCGCTGGATGCGAAGACTATCTGTATTGCCAGCACTATTGTTAATGATTATGGGAATAATGAAGCTGTTATGA